One Erpetoichthys calabaricus chromosome 9, fErpCal1.3, whole genome shotgun sequence genomic region harbors:
- the il34 gene encoding interleukin-34 → MDASWSLLLVTAVLQISLGLSTAPKFCSALHPLEAHLNFSHRLQYLKHNFPISYTVPVHYEEVFRVTNVTRLLIHKGVTEASLQELWLYINKEVLKKILQVLPQKHPSRSYVQQLEHLLGLIEQLFPQPKEDEWPEKIYQIYTNVMDPYPAAWKKVTPKALLDNCLRVMEKLFPCINRKRKRKQSTDLSA, encoded by the exons ATGGATGCCTCCTGGTCTCTTCTTCTGGTGACCG CTGTCCTTCAGATCTCACTTGGACTGTCCACTGCTCCCAAGTTTTGCAGTGCCCTCCATCCACTGGAAGCACACCTGAACTTCTCACACAGACTGCAATATCTG AAGCATAACTTCCCGATTTCATACACGGTTCCTGTGCATTATGAGGAAGTCTTCCGGGTGACCAATGTGACAAGATTGCTG ATTCACAAAGGTGTCACAGAGGCTTCCCTCCAGGAGCTCTGGCTCTACATCAACAAAGAGGTCCTCAAGAAGATCCTGCAGGTGCTGCCTCAGAAGCATCCATCCCGGTCATACGTCCAGCAGCTTGAACACCTCCTGGGTCTCATTGAGCAGCTCTTCCCTCAGCCCAAG GAAGATGAATGGCCTGAAAAGATTTATCAGATTTATACAAATGTGATGGACCCATATCCTGCAGCCTGGAAAAAGGTGACACCTAAAGCACTCCTGGATAACTGCCTCAGGGTCATGGAGAAGCTCTTCCCATGTATCAACCGAAAGAGAAAACGAAAGCAAAGCACAGACTTAAGTGCCTAA